The genomic segment TTTCATTACAACATTTGAAAAACACAATATCACAAAAGTTGATACAACTGGTGAGTTTGATCCAAATATGCATAATGCTGTAATGCAAGTAGATAGCCAAAATCATGAAAGTGGTCAAATTGTAAGTGAGTTACAAAAAGGTTATATGTTAAAAGATAGATTGCTAAGACCTTCGATGGTTAGCATAGCAAATTAGAAAATTGACCGAAATGTCAATAAACTATGAATAGAATTTAGAATTTAAAAAACTTAATAAAAGGAAGAAAAAATGAGTAAAGTTATTGGTATAGATTTAGGAACAACAAACTCTTGTGTTGCAGTTTACGAAAATGGTGAAGCAAAAATTATTCCAAATAAAGAGGGAAAAAATACAACTCCTTCTATTGTTGCTTTTACAGATAAAGGTGAAGTCCTTGTAGGTGATCCTGCAAAAAGACAAGCTATTACAAATCCAGAAAAAACTATATATTCTATAAAAAGAATTATGGGTTTAATGATGAATGAACCAAATGCAAAAGAGGCTCAAAGTAAAGTTGGATATAAAATAGTTGATAGAAATGGGGCAGCTGCTGTTGAAATTGGTGGGAAAGTTTATACTCCTCAAGAAATTTCAGCAAAAATTTTAGGAAAACTAAAAGCAGATGCTGAAGAGTATTTAGGAAGTAGTGTTACAGATGCTGTTATTACAGTTCCTGCATACTTCAATGATGCACAAAGAAAAGCAACTCAAGAAGCTGGAACAATTGCAGGTCTTAACGTATTAAGAATTATAAATGAGCCAACAGCTGCTTCACTTGCATATGGACTTGATAAAAAAGGTGAAGAGAAAGTTCTAGTTTACGATTTAGGTGGAGGAACATTTGACGTTACAGTTCTTGAAATTGGAGATGGAACTTTTGAAGTTTTAAGTACAGATGGAAATGCTTTCTTAGGTGGAGATGATTTTGATAATAAAATTATTGATTGGTTAGCAGATGAATTTAAAGCTGAAAATGGTTTTGATGTTAAAAATGACAAAATGGCACTTCAAAGATTAAAAGATGCTGCTGAAAATGCTAAAAAAGAGTTATCATCAGCTGAATCAACAGAGATTAATCTACCATTTATTTCAATGGGAAATGCAGGACCAATTCACTTAGTAAAATCTTTAACAAGAGCTAAATTTGAATCTATGACTGAGAAGTTAATAGATGAAACTTTAGAACACATAAAAGTGGCTTTAAAAGATGCAAACTTAAGCAAAGGTGATATTGATGAGATTATTATGGTTGGTGGAAGTACAAGATTACCAAAAGCAAACCAAGTTGTAAGAGATTTCTTTGGAAAAGATTTAAATAAAGGTGTAAATCCTGATGAGGTTGTAGCTGCTGGAGCTGCTGTTCAAGCTGGAGTTTTAAGAGGAGATGTTAAGGATGTTTTATTACTTGATGTTACACCACTATCACTTGGAATTGAAACTCTTGGTGGAGTTATGACAAAACTTATTGAAAAAGGTACAACAATCCCCGTTAAGAAATCTCAAGTATTTAGTACAGCAGATGATAATCAACCAGCTGTTTCTATTCATGTTTCTCAAGGTGAGAGAGAGTTTGCAAGAGATAACAAATCTTTAGGTATGTTTGAACTTTCAGATATTCCAGCAGCTCCAAGAGGTGTTCCTCAAATTGAAGTAACATTTGATATAGATGCAAATGGTGTTTTAAATGTATCTGCAAAAGATAAAGGAACTGGAAAAGAGAATAAAATTACTATTTCTGGAAGTTCTGGATTAAGTGATGATGAGATTGCAAAAATGGTTGCTGAGGCTGAAGCAAATAAAGATGTAGATGCTAAGAAAAAAGCATTAATTGAGACAAGAAACCAAGCAGATGCAATGCTTCACTCTACAAGAAAAACTTTAGAAGAGAATGAAAGTTCTATTTCTGAAGAAGATAAAAAAGCGATTGTTGATGCAGCAGCAGAGCTTGAAGAGGTTCTAAAAGATGATAATTCTACAAAA from the Aliarcobacter cryaerophilus ATCC 43158 genome contains:
- the dnaK gene encoding molecular chaperone DnaK, giving the protein MSKVIGIDLGTTNSCVAVYENGEAKIIPNKEGKNTTPSIVAFTDKGEVLVGDPAKRQAITNPEKTIYSIKRIMGLMMNEPNAKEAQSKVGYKIVDRNGAAAVEIGGKVYTPQEISAKILGKLKADAEEYLGSSVTDAVITVPAYFNDAQRKATQEAGTIAGLNVLRIINEPTAASLAYGLDKKGEEKVLVYDLGGGTFDVTVLEIGDGTFEVLSTDGNAFLGGDDFDNKIIDWLADEFKAENGFDVKNDKMALQRLKDAAENAKKELSSAESTEINLPFISMGNAGPIHLVKSLTRAKFESMTEKLIDETLEHIKVALKDANLSKGDIDEIIMVGGSTRLPKANQVVRDFFGKDLNKGVNPDEVVAAGAAVQAGVLRGDVKDVLLLDVTPLSLGIETLGGVMTKLIEKGTTIPVKKSQVFSTADDNQPAVSIHVSQGEREFARDNKSLGMFELSDIPAAPRGVPQIEVTFDIDANGVLNVSAKDKGTGKENKITISGSSGLSDDEIAKMVAEAEANKDVDAKKKALIETRNQADAMLHSTRKTLEENESSISEEDKKAIVDAAAELEEVLKDDNSTKEQIEEKLKVLTEKSHKLAEAMYKKDGEAASGADANQKAKKDDDVIDAEVE